One genomic window of Magnolia sinica isolate HGM2019 chromosome 3, MsV1, whole genome shotgun sequence includes the following:
- the LOC131240707 gene encoding GDP-L-galactose phosphorylase 2-like, producing MLSIKRVATMVSNHQNEEEEEEGGGCGRNCLGKCCLHGAKLPLYTFRKTDTEKDLDGEDQEPHLLETLLLGEWEDRMRKGLFRYDVTSCETKVIPGEYGFIAQLNEGRHLKKRPTEFRVDKVLQPFDESKFNFTKVGQEEVLFRFEESSDAKAQYFKTASIHASSSPNVVAINVSPIEYGHVLLIPRVLECLPQRIDPESFLLALHMAAEAGNPYFRLGYNSLGAFATINHLHFQAYFMAMPFPIEKAPTQKITTVKGVLESRVKIYQLLNYPVRGLVFEGGKALKDLADVVSTACICLQDSNVPYNVLIADSGKRVFLFPQCYAEKQALGEVNQELLDTQVNPAVWEISGHMVLKRKKDYEEASEDNAWKLLAEVSLSEERFQEVKACILEAISAYAKGVGKPTHQEEDEETEAVNQGHRQAMTPMKEKCLLLH from the exons ATGTTAAGTATAAAGAGGGTAGCTACGATGGTATCGAACCACCAAAacgaggaggaagaagaggagggagGAGGATGTGGCCGGAATTGCCTTGGCAAGTGCTGTCTTCATG GGGCCAAGCTTCCGTTGTACACCTTCAGGAAGACAGATACTGAGAAGGATTTGGATGGTGAAGATCAAGAGCCTCACCTTCTCGAAACCTTGCTTCTTGGAGAG TGGGAGGATCGCATGCGCAAAGGGCTTTTCCGCTATGACGTAACTAGCTGTGAAACCAAG GTGATTCCAGGGGAGTATGGTTTCATCGCTCAGCTGAACGAAGGCCGCCACCTTAAGAAGCGGCCCACAGAATTTCGAGTGGACAAAGTCCTCCAGCCCTTCGACGAGAGCAAATTTAACTTCACAAAGGTGGGGCAGGAGGAGGTGCTCTTCAGGTTTGAGGAGAGCAGTGACGCCAAGGCCCAGTATTTCAAAACTGCCAGCATCCATGCCAGTAGCTCTCCAAATGTTGTTGCCATCAAT GTGAGCCCCATCGAGTATGGCCACGTTCTTCtgattcctcgagtcctcgagtGCTTGCCCCAAAGGATTGATCCCGAGAGCTTCTTGCTTGCTCTTCACATGGCGGCTGAAGCAGGGAATCCATACTTCAGGTTGGGATATAACAGTCTAGGTGCCTTTGCCACCATTAATCATCTTCACTTCCAG GCTTACTTCATGGCGATGCCCTTCCCCATCGAGAAGGCTCCAACTCAGAAAATAACGACTGTCAAGGGGGTATTAGAAAGTAGGGTGAAGATATATCAACTGTTGAATTATCCAGTGAGAGGGCTGGTCTTCGAGGGTGGGAAGGCCCTGAAAGATTTAGCTGATGTGGTCTCCACTGCTTGCATTTGCCTTCAAGACAGCAACGTTCCTTACAATGTCCTCATTGCTGATTCTGGCAAACGTGTATTCCTCTTCCCACAG TGCTACGCCGAGAAACAGGCTCTCGGAGAAGTGAATCAAGAGCTTCTAGACACCCAAGTGAACCCAGCAGTATGGGAAATCAGCGGCCATATGGTGCTAAAGAGGAAAAAGGACTATGAGGAGGCATCTGAGGATAATGCTTGGAAGCTCCTTGCAGAGGTCTCCCTCTCTGAAGAGAGGTTCCAGGAGGTGAAGGCTTGCATCTTAGAAGCCATTTCAGCATATGCCaaaggagttggtaagcctacTCACCAAGAGGAGGATGAAGAAACCGAAGCTGTGAACCAAGGCCACCGCCAGGCCATGACTCCCATGAAGGAAAAATGTCTTTTGCTtcattga
- the LOC131240706 gene encoding uncharacterized protein LOC131240706, translating into MGSICTMSLHLMCSLPFPPKQSNTTTKSYSTLSSLNSRKNSLSKISKTNRALHLQRARATVDRKELDENPEGIISGEWPQNFSLLSYDDLRAYLEPNLFKDKTQPSAILEEVMSTTIRTASADQTLEEIDHHFELVTGLPVVDDRFRCIGIVSKRDKERASNGLKSKVNEVMSSPAITLSPGKTVLEAAALMLKSKIHRIPIVNEGGQVVGMVSRTDIFKALESLPV; encoded by the exons ATGGGAAGCATTTGTACTATGAGTCTGCATTTGATGTGCTCTCTACCATTCCCACCAAAACAGAGTAACACCACTACCAAATCCTACTCTACTCTGAGTAGCTTGAACAGCAGAAAGAATTCACTCTCTAAGATAAGCAAGACGAACAGAGCCCTTCATCTGCAGAGGGCCCGCGCTACGGTTGATCGAAAGGAGCTCGACGAGAATCCAGAAGGCATCATCTCTGGAGAATGGCCCCAGAACTTCTCTCTCCTCAGCTACGACGATCTTCGAGCTTATTTAGAACCCAATCTCTTCAAAGACAAG ACGCAACCTTCTGCTATTTTGGAGGAGGTTATGTCCACCACTATCCGGACGGCCTCCGCTGATCAGACTTTGGAGGAGATCGACCATCATTTCGAGCTTGTAACGGGACTTCCTGTAGTTGATGATCGGTTCAGATGCATCGGTATCGTGTCCAAGAGAGACAAGGAAAGAGCTTCAAATGGG CTGAAATCAAAGGTGAATGAAGTAATGTCATCCCCTGCCATAACACTGTCACCTGGCAAGACAGTTCTCG AAGCTGCAGCACTGATGCTCAAGAGCAAGATCCACAGGATACCGATTGTGAATGAAGGAGGCCAGGTCGTAG GCATGGTTTCTCGGACTGACATTTTCAAAGCATTGGAAAGCCTGCCAGTTTGA